From a single Fusobacterium pseudoperiodonticum genomic region:
- a CDS encoding riboflavin synthase subunit alpha, with protein sequence MEILDEKSNRMSRANSGVFEHSEFPDLQRILDFLSLRNLLSNELFFTFYYFTTASITFYKNERNYTLLFIFRA encoded by the coding sequence ATGGAAATTTTAGATGAAAAATCAAATAGAATGAGCCGAGCAAATTCAGGAGTGTTTGAGCATAGCGAGTTTCCTGATTTGCAGCGAATTCTTGATTTTTTATCGTTAAGAAATTTACTCAGTAACGAACTATTTTTTACTTTTTATTATTTTACAACAGCCTCTATAACTTTTTATAAAAACGAAAGAAATTATACTCTATTGTTTATATTTAGAGCATAA
- a CDS encoding TonB-dependent receptor, with protein MKKLLVLLSIISSIASFSENVIELGQTTVKGSKTSDYTAPPKEQKNTFVITQERIREKNYKNVEDILRDAPGVVVQNTAFGPRIDMRGSGEKSLSRVKVLVDGVSINPTEETMASLPINAIPVESIKKIEIIPGGGATLYGSGSVGGVVSISTNSNVTKDNFFMDLNYGSFDNRNFGFAGGYNFNKHLYVNYGFSYLNSEDYREHEEKENKIYLLGFDYKINAKHRFRFQTRFSDIKQDSSNQIPVEELKNDRRKAGLNMDIDTKDRSYTFDYEYRPTQNLTLSSTLYKQKQERDIETESIDDIKIIASNRRFSHITQEKIFYDVKSEMQAKFEEDKKGLKVKAKFDYNLVGDNPSETIVGYDYQSATNKRNSLVQSETLKSYYDSALGGYATLGIGDRLPITNKIDMKMTKKSEGFYVFNKWGLTNWLDLTTGGRVERTKYNGYRENGPNVMPYVSPEKKRIETDEKLTNYAGELGLLFKYNDTGRFYTRYERGFVTPFGNQLTDKIHDTDLKNQQFGIIVPPSVNVASKYVANDLKSEKTDTFEIGFRDYILGSSISTSFFITDTKDEITLISSGVTNPAVNRWKYRNIGKTRRMGIEFEAEQNVGKFRFNQSLSLVKTKVLIANDEARIEKGDRVPMVPRLKATLGVKYNFTDRLSGYLNYVYLAKQESRELRENPDISKDDVIVKHTINGYGTLEAGLSYKPDNYSDIKIGAKNILSKKYNLRETSLEALPAPERNYYLQLNVRF; from the coding sequence ATGAAAAAACTATTAGTATTACTAAGTATAATAAGTTCCATAGCAAGTTTTTCTGAAAATGTCATAGAATTAGGACAAACAACTGTAAAAGGTTCTAAGACTTCTGACTATACTGCTCCTCCTAAAGAGCAAAAAAATACTTTCGTAATAACTCAAGAAAGAATCAGAGAAAAAAACTATAAAAATGTAGAAGATATATTAAGAGATGCTCCAGGGGTTGTTGTACAGAATACAGCTTTTGGACCAAGAATAGATATGAGAGGTAGTGGAGAAAAATCATTAAGTAGAGTTAAAGTTTTAGTTGATGGTGTAAGTATCAACCCTACTGAAGAAACTATGGCAAGCTTACCAATTAATGCTATCCCTGTTGAATCAATTAAAAAGATTGAAATAATTCCAGGTGGAGGAGCTACTCTTTACGGAAGTGGTTCTGTTGGTGGAGTTGTAAGTATTTCTACAAACTCAAATGTAACAAAAGATAACTTTTTTATGGACTTAAACTATGGTTCTTTTGATAATAGAAACTTTGGTTTTGCAGGTGGATATAACTTCAATAAACATCTATATGTAAACTATGGTTTTAGTTACTTAAATAGTGAAGACTATAGAGAGCATGAAGAAAAAGAAAATAAGATCTATTTATTAGGTTTTGACTATAAGATAAATGCTAAGCATAGATTTAGATTCCAAACTAGATTTAGTGATATTAAACAAGATTCATCTAACCAAATTCCTGTTGAAGAGTTAAAAAATGACAGAAGAAAAGCAGGACTTAACATGGATATAGATACAAAAGATAGAAGTTATACTTTTGACTATGAATATAGACCTACTCAAAATTTAACTTTATCTAGTACTTTATATAAACAAAAACAAGAAAGAGATATTGAAACTGAAAGTATAGATGATATTAAAATCATTGCTTCGAACAGAAGATTTTCACATATAACTCAAGAAAAGATTTTTTATGATGTTAAATCTGAAATGCAAGCAAAATTTGAAGAAGATAAAAAAGGTTTAAAAGTAAAAGCAAAATTTGATTATAACTTAGTAGGAGACAATCCAAGTGAGACAATAGTGGGGTATGATTATCAAAGTGCAACAAATAAAAGAAACTCTCTTGTTCAATCTGAAACTTTAAAATCATACTATGATAGTGCTTTAGGAGGTTATGCTACTTTAGGAATAGGTGATAGATTGCCAATTACAAATAAAATTGATATGAAAATGACTAAAAAATCTGAAGGTTTTTATGTTTTTAACAAATGGGGACTGACTAATTGGCTTGATTTAACTACTGGTGGAAGAGTAGAAAGAACAAAATATAATGGTTATAGAGAAAATGGACCAAATGTAATGCCTTATGTTTCACCTGAAAAGAAAAGAATAGAAACTGATGAAAAATTAACTAACTATGCTGGTGAACTTGGACTTTTATTTAAATATAATGATACTGGAAGATTTTATACTAGATATGAGAGAGGTTTTGTTACTCCTTTTGGAAATCAATTAACTGATAAAATCCATGATACAGATTTGAAAAATCAACAATTTGGAATCATTGTTCCTCCAAGTGTAAATGTAGCTTCTAAGTATGTTGCTAATGATTTAAAATCTGAGAAAACTGATACTTTTGAAATTGGTTTTAGAGATTATATTTTGGGTTCTTCTATTAGTACATCGTTTTTTATAACTGATACAAAAGATGAAATCACTTTAATCAGTTCAGGTGTAACTAATCCAGCTGTTAATAGATGGAAATATAGAAATATTGGAAAAACTAGAAGAATGGGAATAGAATTTGAAGCTGAACAAAATGTTGGAAAATTTAGATTTAATCAATCTCTATCTCTAGTAAAAACTAAGGTTCTAATTGCTAATGATGAAGCTAGAATAGAAAAAGGTGATAGAGTTCCTATGGTTCCAAGATTAAAAGCTACTTTAGGAGTAAAATACAACTTTACAGATAGATTATCTGGATATTTAAATTATGTATACCTAGCTAAACAAGAAAGTAGAGAACTTAGAGAAAATCCTGATATATCCAAAGATGATGTTATTGTTAAACATACTATTAATGGGTATGGAACTTTAGAAGCAGGACTTTCATATAAACCAGATAACTATTCTGATATAAAGATAGGAGCAAAAAATATTTTATCTAAAAAATATAACTTGAGAGAAACAAGTTTAGAAGCTTTACCTGCACCTGAAAGAAATTACTACTTACAATTGAATGTCAGATTTTAA
- a CDS encoding autotransporter outer membrane beta-barrel domain-containing protein, translating to MKIKKIITILLIVAAATSYADERTDTIKKIDKEIDKAINKAIEEDSTNPYLNQARIKAIKDQVLAAIKKDLDEPGLTRLDIPEILPKINKEIKKIGDGIGPKNNFRIIQESKEVIQPIEKTAYEGFLRVVDALNKMNGIKSNYWEKGNLKAQRTHNEVDLVPIAHEVDSNVESTRKTPHTDSKVNRNSTALTDLAEKGIGAFSKEYYSELPYKNSNQFYEKRFYFGAGNTVKDIIFLDKDKFSSELNKNDKYYIEGEYKLLTTNASDAERADAFGAEKEVNPLDITMKEYRTRIEGKSKTEISAFLKEKLTQKNIPNVVQEGEELYTVDDKGRKWKVDWSLEPVSVESGSKDEYKDSVFTTIHYYSPFDDNSTTDSRGKLLYTKDGSIYAQDKNRYTDDVSLSLVETETKVETKIKKMLRLTKNKYESFTLTPAEYEARKNEFSDPNKYHVEHGEDDDFNEVYYIDKITKIVKEFETTDTEKIKEFKEHAQNLIEENLDKEIKETVKVKKDITKSLNDFITTAKERAEKGEAPRNQFDQYFSDKKNLSKEDFENKWVKPFRDPEYIKAKENYERELAETTAKRDEVKKAKDKYTEITDTLFDKITQNVGRGVISYTDFYENTITKILISEAKLEQFINSKSELNTEEKKNLVREYYKEWKNFENSSKTFYTLNSQVESGIAKKYGFWDNDAATPEQRKYVGLNGLIKDLDLTRSIAGKNIEFRGRGRIEGTVDLGEGKNTLKIAEQITGQYGTNIVLGPYAKLKNIDTVEVGGSLGLDNSQASISGRTSLTMDIDVTKKNSEGHYYQHALKDSDPNIRFIKFGTSDMNSRNDFMIELLTSKINDNEAIIDMGRKIDYTWYDMRTGVNYTMTIPFVSDSIAHQLINNNEFSKNGTSLLQLKTREELRRLNSDENAVYRSIRNANKLGILAPTLTSSNKKTTFTTVDDEKEAKKKRDLLTYLKTKSDEDLLNDLSQFNLSETEKKDALELIKNLKESQDFKSIIAKEKELNSKLDEVNKLERDSDYQKLNFKNVMSKIESDFDILSNKVYSLYPDEKELEKQFETDLKREDSYTLVRRAILLEDKIPGLKNELTAIKNELKAKLSDTRELLRKDLTTVKELKAKYPNSKFGEIEQTIETILSGDNLERIVLSSSASRDYNRNIDLAELVSDFKKLSSLITLQLEEKENIVKALEKNDASIEDPRYADYHRLKAKIFYTMREEEVLTELKNMLNQLSDRNIYSKLNKISKNEISTYTNIPFEITHALTDKKHIARGGFISNRTVQDNFKGNIYTAYGLYEKTAESGTKYGFMIGGANTKHNEVYQRSLTTVATESDIKGVSAYVGGYFNKPIVNNLNWITGVGAQYGTYKVKREMRNNYQDLHSEGKVNTNALNTYSGLIMNYPIQEDVFVQLKALLAYTMVKQSKVNESGDLPLDINAKTYHYVDGEAGISFNKIFYGDNLRSSISAGAYGIAGLAGYKNGDMDAKIDGSTSSFGIKGDRIKKDAVKINLDYNVQTDIGYNYGLEGTYISNSKENNVKIGIKAGYTF from the coding sequence ATGAAAATAAAGAAAATAATAACAATATTACTTATAGTAGCTGCTGCAACTTCTTATGCTGATGAAAGAACAGATACTATTAAGAAAATAGATAAAGAAATAGATAAAGCTATAAATAAAGCAATAGAAGAGGACAGTACTAACCCTTATCTAAATCAAGCTAGAATAAAAGCTATTAAAGATCAAGTATTAGCTGCTATAAAAAAAGATTTAGATGAACCTGGTTTAACTCGTCTTGATATTCCAGAAATATTACCAAAAATAAATAAAGAAATCAAAAAAATTGGAGATGGAATAGGTCCTAAAAATAATTTTAGAATAATTCAAGAAAGCAAAGAAGTTATTCAACCAATTGAAAAAACTGCTTATGAAGGGTTCTTAAGAGTTGTTGATGCCTTAAATAAAATGAATGGTATAAAATCAAATTATTGGGAAAAGGGAAATTTAAAGGCTCAAAGAACACATAATGAAGTTGACTTGGTTCCTATTGCTCATGAAGTGGATTCTAATGTTGAATCTACAAGAAAAACTCCACATACAGATTCTAAAGTAAATAGAAACTCAACTGCTCTTACTGATTTAGCTGAAAAAGGTATTGGAGCTTTTTCAAAAGAATATTATTCTGAATTGCCTTATAAAAACAGCAACCAGTTCTATGAAAAAAGATTTTATTTTGGTGCTGGAAATACAGTAAAAGACATAATATTCTTAGATAAAGATAAATTTTCTTCTGAATTAAATAAAAATGATAAATACTATATAGAAGGTGAATATAAACTTCTAACAACTAACGCTAGTGATGCTGAAAGAGCTGATGCTTTTGGAGCTGAAAAAGAAGTCAATCCTTTAGATATAACTATGAAAGAATACAGAACTAGAATAGAAGGAAAATCTAAAACAGAAATCTCTGCATTTCTAAAAGAGAAATTAACACAAAAGAATATCCCAAATGTAGTTCAAGAAGGTGAAGAGCTATATACAGTTGATGATAAAGGTAGAAAATGGAAAGTAGACTGGAGCCTAGAACCTGTGTCTGTTGAAAGTGGAAGTAAGGATGAATATAAAGACTCTGTCTTTACAACTATTCATTACTACAGCCCTTTTGATGATAACTCAACCACTGATAGTAGAGGAAAATTATTGTATACAAAAGATGGAAGTATCTATGCACAAGATAAAAATAGATATACTGATGATGTAAGTTTATCTCTTGTAGAAACTGAAACTAAAGTTGAAACTAAAATAAAGAAAATGCTTAGACTTACTAAAAATAAATATGAATCCTTTACACTTACTCCAGCTGAATATGAAGCTAGAAAAAATGAATTTTCTGATCCTAATAAATATCACGTAGAACATGGTGAGGATGATGATTTTAATGAAGTATATTATATTGATAAAATTACTAAAATAGTTAAAGAATTTGAAACAACTGATACTGAAAAGATAAAAGAATTTAAAGAACATGCTCAAAACTTAATAGAAGAAAATCTTGACAAGGAAATTAAAGAAACTGTAAAAGTTAAAAAAGATATAACAAAATCTTTAAATGATTTTATCACAACAGCTAAGGAAAGAGCAGAAAAAGGGGAAGCTCCTCGTAATCAATTTGACCAATACTTTTCTGATAAAAAGAACTTATCTAAAGAGGATTTTGAAAATAAATGGGTAAAACCTTTTAGAGATCCAGAATATATAAAAGCTAAAGAAAACTATGAAAGAGAATTAGCAGAAACTACTGCTAAAAGAGATGAAGTAAAAAAAGCTAAAGATAAATATACAGAAATAACAGATACTCTATTTGATAAGATTACTCAAAATGTAGGTAGAGGAGTAATAAGTTATACAGATTTTTATGAAAATACTATTACTAAGATATTAATATCTGAAGCTAAATTAGAACAATTTATTAATTCAAAATCTGAACTAAATACAGAAGAAAAAAAGAATCTGGTAAGAGAATACTACAAAGAATGGAAAAATTTTGAAAATTCTTCTAAAACTTTTTACACTTTAAACTCACAAGTAGAGTCTGGTATTGCTAAAAAATATGGTTTCTGGGATAATGATGCTGCTACTCCTGAACAAAGAAAATATGTAGGATTAAATGGACTTATTAAAGATTTAGATTTAACAAGAAGTATTGCTGGAAAAAACATTGAATTCAGAGGAAGAGGAAGAATAGAAGGAACTGTTGATTTAGGAGAAGGTAAAAATACTCTAAAAATAGCTGAACAAATAACAGGTCAATATGGAACTAATATAGTATTAGGCCCTTATGCTAAATTAAAAAATATAGATACTGTTGAAGTTGGTGGTTCACTTGGACTTGATAACTCACAAGCATCAATATCTGGAAGAACTTCTTTAACAATGGATATTGACGTCACTAAAAAGAACAGTGAAGGTCATTATTATCAACATGCTTTGAAAGATTCTGATCCAAATATTAGATTTATAAAATTTGGAACAAGTGATATGAATAGCAGAAATGATTTTATGATTGAATTATTAACAAGTAAAATCAATGATAATGAAGCTATTATTGATATGGGAAGAAAAATAGACTATACTTGGTATGATATGAGAACTGGAGTAAACTACACTATGACTATTCCATTTGTATCAGATTCAATAGCTCATCAGTTAATTAATAATAATGAATTTTCTAAAAATGGAACTTCACTTCTTCAATTAAAAACAAGAGAAGAATTAAGAAGATTAAATAGTGATGAAAATGCTGTTTATAGAAGTATCAGAAATGCAAATAAATTAGGAATTCTTGCTCCAACTCTTACTTCATCAAATAAAAAAACTACTTTTACCACTGTTGATGATGAAAAAGAAGCTAAGAAAAAGAGAGATTTATTAACTTATTTAAAAACTAAATCTGATGAAGATCTACTAAATGACCTGTCTCAGTTTAATTTAAGTGAAACAGAAAAAAAAGATGCTTTAGAATTAATCAAAAACTTAAAAGAAAGTCAAGATTTTAAATCTATCATTGCTAAGGAAAAAGAGTTAAATTCAAAATTAGATGAAGTAAATAAATTAGAAAGAGATAGTGATTATCAAAAACTTAATTTTAAAAATGTTATGAGCAAGATAGAATCTGATTTTGATATTCTATCTAATAAAGTGTATTCTTTATATCCTGATGAAAAAGAATTAGAAAAACAATTTGAAACAGATTTAAAGAGAGAAGATTCTTACACTCTTGTTAGAAGAGCTATTTTACTTGAAGATAAAATTCCTGGATTAAAAAATGAATTAACTGCTATAAAAAATGAGCTAAAAGCAAAACTAAGTGATACAAGAGAACTTTTAAGAAAAGATTTAACAACTGTAAAAGAATTAAAAGCTAAGTATCCAAATTCTAAATTTGGTGAAATAGAACAAACTATAGAAACTATTTTATCAGGTGATAATTTAGAAAGAATAGTTTTATCTTCTTCAGCATCAAGAGATTATAATAGAAATATTGATCTTGCAGAACTTGTATCTGATTTCAAGAAATTATCTTCTCTTATCACTTTACAACTTGAAGAAAAAGAAAATATTGTAAAGGCATTAGAAAAAAATGATGCTAGTATAGAAGATCCTCGTTACGCAGATTATCATAGATTGAAAGCTAAAATATTCTATACTATGAGAGAAGAAGAAGTTTTAACTGAATTAAAAAATATGCTTAATCAATTAAGTGATAGAAATATTTATTCTAAGTTAAATAAAATCTCTAAAAATGAAATTTCAACTTATACTAATATTCCATTTGAAATAACTCATGCTTTAACAGATAAGAAACATATTGCAAGAGGTGGATTTATTTCTAATAGAACTGTTCAAGATAATTTCAAAGGAAATATCTATACAGCTTATGGACTATATGAAAAAACTGCTGAATCAGGAACTAAGTATGGATTTATGATTGGAGGAGCAAACACTAAACACAATGAAGTATATCAAAGAAGTCTTACAACTGTAGCGACTGAATCTGATATAAAAGGAGTGTCTGCTTATGTTGGTGGGTATTTCAATAAACCTATTGTAAATAATCTAAACTGGATTACTGGAGTGGGTGCTCAATATGGAACATATAAAGTAAAAAGAGAGATGAGAAATAACTATCAAGATTTACATTCTGAGGGTAAAGTAAATACAAATGCTTTAAATACTTATAGTGGACTTATTATGAACTATCCTATACAAGAAGATGTATTTGTTCAATTAAAAGCACTTTTAGCTTACACTATGGTAAAACAAAGTAAAGTTAATGAAAGTGGAGATTTACCTCTTGATATTAATGCTAAAACTTATCACTATGTTGATGGTGAAGCAGGAATCAGTTTCAATAAAATTTTCTATGGTGATAATCTAAGAAGCAGTATATCTGCAGGAGCTTATGGAATAGCTGGTCTTGCTGGATATAAAAATGGTGATATGGATGCTAAAATTGATGGAAGTACTTCATCATTTGGTATTAAAGGAGATAGAATTAAAAAAGATGCTGTAAAAATTAATCTAGACTATAATGTTCAAACAGATATTGGATATAACTATGGACTAGAAGGAACATATATCAGCAACTCTAAAGAAAATAATGTAAAAATTGGTATAAAAGCTGGTTATACATTCTAA
- a CDS encoding GntR family transcriptional regulator: MKVVKDLLSEQIYKILKEDIINSRINFGEVLVNKNLQERFEVSSTPIRDAILRLKEDGIVEEVTRSGAKLIDFDPHFACEVNQLIMTITLGVIEYSLKNPENRNEILANLKKYVELEEDNLSTDLYYDYDYHFHKTFFDYSNNKLLKDLFKKYNLINEILVKAYHKGAISLKNRKACLEDHENIIKSIEENNIALTLDLTKKHYLSAEKIFKKLIKIN; the protein is encoded by the coding sequence ATGAAAGTAGTAAAAGATTTATTAAGTGAGCAGATATACAAGATTTTAAAAGAGGATATAATTAATTCCAGAATAAACTTTGGTGAGGTTTTAGTCAATAAAAATTTACAAGAAAGATTTGAAGTAAGTTCTACTCCAATAAGAGACGCAATATTAAGACTAAAAGAAGATGGAATAGTGGAGGAAGTAACAAGGTCAGGGGCAAAACTCATAGATTTTGATCCACATTTTGCTTGTGAAGTTAATCAATTAATTATGACAATCACTTTGGGAGTTATCGAATACTCTCTAAAAAATCCTGAGAATAGAAACGAGATTCTTGCTAATTTAAAGAAATATGTAGAATTAGAAGAAGATAATCTATCAACTGATCTATATTATGACTATGACTATCATTTTCATAAAACTTTTTTTGATTATTCAAATAATAAGTTGTTGAAGGATTTATTTAAAAAGTATAATCTGATAAATGAGATTTTAGTAAAAGCATATCATAAAGGAGCTATTTCTTTAAAAAATAGAAAAGCTTGCTTAGAAGATCATGAAAATATTATTAAATCTATAGAAGAAAACAATATAGCTTTAACTTTAGATTTAACAAAGAAACATTATTTAAGTGCTGAAAAAATATTTAAAAAACTTATAAAAATAAATTAA
- a CDS encoding tyrosine phenol-lyase, producing the protein MRFEDYPAEPFRIKSVETVKMIDKATREEVIKKAGYNTFLINSEDVYIDLLTDSGTNAMSDKQWGGLMQGDEAYAGSRNFFHLESTVQEIFGFKHIVPTHQGRGAENILSQIAIKPGQYVPGNMYFTTTRYHQERNGGIFKDIIRDEAHDATLNVPFKGDIDLNKLQKLIDEVGAENIAYVCLAVTVNLAGGQPVSMKNMKAVRELTNRYGIKVFYDATRCVENAYFIKEQEEGYQDKTIKEIVHEMFSYADGCTMSGKKDCLVNIGGFLCMNDEELFLKAKEMVVVYEGMPSYGGLAGRDMEAMAIGLKESLQYEYIRHRVLQVRYLGEKLKEAGVPILEPVGGHAVFLDARRFCPHIPQEEFPAQALAAAIYVECGVRTMERGIISAGRDVKTGENHKPKLETVRVTIPRRVYTYKHMDIVAEGIIKLYKHKEDIKPLEFVYEPKQLRFFTARFGIKK; encoded by the coding sequence ATGAGATTTGAAGATTATCCAGCAGAGCCATTTAGAATTAAAAGTGTAGAAACAGTTAAAATGATTGATAAGGCAACAAGAGAAGAAGTAATTAAAAAAGCAGGATACAATACTTTCTTAATTAACTCAGAAGATGTTTACATTGACTTATTAACTGATAGTGGAACTAACGCTATGAGTGATAAACAATGGGGTGGATTAATGCAAGGTGACGAAGCTTATGCAGGAAGTAGAAACTTCTTCCACTTAGAATCAACTGTACAAGAAATATTTGGATTTAAACATATAGTTCCTACTCACCAAGGAAGAGGAGCAGAAAATATTTTATCTCAAATAGCTATTAAACCTGGACAATATGTTCCTGGAAATATGTATTTCACAACTACTAGATATCACCAAGAAAGAAACGGTGGAATATTCAAAGATATCATAAGAGATGAAGCTCATGATGCAACTCTTAATGTTCCTTTCAAAGGAGATATAGATTTAAACAAATTACAAAAATTAATAGATGAAGTTGGAGCAGAAAACATAGCTTACGTATGTTTAGCAGTAACTGTTAACCTAGCTGGTGGACAACCTGTTTCAATGAAAAATATGAAAGCTGTTAGAGAATTAACTAACAGATATGGAATAAAAGTTTTCTATGACGCAACTAGATGTGTTGAAAATGCTTATTTCATAAAAGAACAAGAAGAAGGATATCAAGATAAAACTATAAAAGAAATAGTACATGAAATGTTCAGCTATGCTGATGGATGTACTATGAGTGGTAAAAAAGACTGTCTTGTTAATATCGGTGGATTCTTATGTATGAACGACGAAGAACTATTCTTAAAAGCTAAAGAAATGGTTGTTGTTTATGAAGGAATGCCTTCTTATGGAGGACTTGCTGGTAGAGATATGGAAGCTATGGCAATAGGATTAAAAGAATCTTTACAATATGAATATATCAGACATAGAGTTTTACAAGTTAGATACCTAGGAGAAAAATTAAAAGAAGCTGGAGTACCTATACTTGAACCAGTTGGAGGACACGCTGTATTCTTAGATGCTAGAAGATTCTGTCCTCATATTCCTCAAGAAGAATTCCCAGCTCAAGCACTTGCAGCAGCTATTTATGTTGAATGTGGTGTAAGAACTATGGAAAGAGGAATCATTTCTGCAGGAAGAGACGTTAAAACTGGTGAAAACCATAAACCTAAACTAGAAACAGTTAGAGTTACTATCCCTAGAAGAGTTTACACTTATAAACATATGGATATAGTAGCTGAAGGTATCATTAAATTATACAAACATAAAGAAGATATCAAACCTCTAGAATTCGTTTATGAACCAAAACAATTAAGATTCTTTACAGCTAGATTTGGAATCAAAAAATAA
- a CDS encoding sodium-dependent transporter, whose protein sequence is MDNSERKFQSKLGFILSCVGSAVGMANIWAFPYRVGKYGGAVFLLIYFMFIALFSYVGLSAEYLIGRRAGTGTLGSYEYAWNEKGKGKLGYTLAYIPLLGSMSIAIGYAIISAWVLRTFGAAVTGKILEVDTAQFFGEAVQGNFVILPWHIAVIVITLLTLFAGASSIEKTNKIMMPAFFILFFILAVRVAFLPGAIEGYKYLFVPDWSYLFNVETWVNAMGQAFFSLSITGSGMIVCGAYLDKKEDIVNGALQTGIFDTLAAMIAAFVVIPASYAFGYPAGAGPSLMFMTIPAVFKQMPFGHVLAILFFISVVFAAVSSLQNMFEVVGESIITRFKMSRKIVIFLLAIISLVIGIFIEPENKVGPWMDVVTIYIIPFGAVLGAISWYWILKKESFMEELNEGSKVKRSDAYFTVGRYVYVPLVIVVFVLGLIYHGIG, encoded by the coding sequence ATGGACAATTCGGAAAGAAAATTTCAGTCGAAACTAGGTTTTATATTGAGTTGTGTTGGTTCTGCTGTTGGAATGGCTAATATTTGGGCTTTCCCATATAGAGTTGGAAAGTACGGAGGAGCTGTATTTTTACTAATATATTTTATGTTCATTGCTTTATTTTCTTATGTTGGTTTGTCTGCTGAATATTTAATTGGAAGAAGAGCTGGAACAGGAACTTTGGGTTCTTATGAATATGCTTGGAACGAAAAAGGTAAAGGTAAATTAGGTTATACTCTAGCTTATATTCCTCTTTTAGGATCTATGAGTATAGCTATTGGATATGCTATTATATCTGCTTGGGTTTTAAGAACTTTTGGAGCAGCTGTTACAGGAAAGATATTAGAAGTTGATACAGCTCAATTCTTTGGTGAAGCTGTTCAAGGAAACTTTGTAATACTTCCTTGGCATATTGCAGTAATTGTTATAACTCTACTTACACTTTTTGCTGGAGCTTCAAGTATAGAAAAAACTAACAAAATCATGATGCCTGCTTTCTTCATACTATTTTTCATATTAGCAGTAAGAGTTGCATTTTTACCAGGAGCTATTGAAGGTTACAAATATTTATTCGTACCTGATTGGTCTTATCTATTTAATGTTGAAACTTGGGTTAATGCCATGGGACAAGCTTTCTTCTCACTTTCTATAACTGGTAGTGGAATGATAGTTTGTGGTGCATACCTTGATAAAAAAGAAGATATAGTAAATGGTGCTTTACAAACTGGTATCTTTGATACATTAGCTGCTATGATAGCTGCTTTCGTTGTAATCCCTGCATCATATGCATTTGGATACCCTGCAGGTGCTGGACCATCTCTAATGTTTATGACTATCCCAGCTGTATTCAAACAAATGCCATTTGGACATGTACTAGCTATACTATTCTTCATATCTGTTGTATTTGCTGCTGTAAGTTCATTACAAAACATGTTTGAAGTTGTTGGTGAATCAATAATAACAAGATTTAAGATGTCAAGAAAAATTGTTATTTTCTTGCTTGCTATAATATCTCTTGTTATAGGTATATTCATTGAACCAGAAAACAAAGTTGGACCTTGGATGGACGTTGTTACTATATATATAATTCCATTTGGAGCAGTGCTTGGAGCTATTTCTTGGTACTGGATACTTAAAAAAGAATCTTTCATGGAAGAACTTAATGAAGGAAGTAAAGTTAAACGTTCAGATGCGTACTTCACTGTTGGTAGATATGTTTATGTACCATTAGTTATAGTTGTATTTGTACTTGGACTTATATATCATGGAATCGGATAA